A region of the Montipora foliosa isolate CH-2021 chromosome 8, ASM3666993v2, whole genome shotgun sequence genome:
TGTTCAGGGCTGAAGGAACCGCCAGTTCAAgggagaaaaataaataaaataaataaactgaaAATACATGTCTTTCCCGTCCTCTAATAAGTTTGCGGGGGTGGTCATTTGTGTTCATCCTTAATTCATTTATACACTATCAAACAACGGCATTGATGTCTGTTTAATTTCACTAAATACCTCCTTTGTTCAATGTCACCGGGCATGTGATGGTCAACCTTGTGTTTGTTGCATTTAAGTCTAAagtacccatttcaaatagtgctgataaacagtaatgaagtctaagcacccacttTAAAAAGGTTAACTTTTAATAACTGCATGGCTATGTCgttcaagtacaaggaaaggttacgtttatacaaacgttggccatgtagcacttatattttaaacagagttaactgaatagagagtaatgtgaagtgctagatttctatacCATATGAACcctgtgagcgttagccctactgatggaaatggacccacacaaggacagagaaaaactgaccagggtgggaattgaacccacgaccttcgggttagatctccgccactctaccgactgagctcaGTTAGAGCTACGGTAATGctcgcatggttcatatggcatagaaatctagcacttcacattacactctattcagttaactctgtttaaaatataagtgctacacggccaacgtttgtataaacgtaagcTTCCCATGTACTTGTACAagttcattgctgtgactttaacatcttcagttcccacggcctgctcccatctgaccttctagctcagttggtagagagGCAGAGATCTaaaccgaaggtcgtgggttcaattcccaccctggtcagggtttttctctgtccttgtgtgggcccatttccatcagtagggctaacgctcacatggtttatatgggatagaaatctagcacttcacattacactctattcagttaactctgttatgTCGTTCAAGGTTCGGCTTAGCCACTTTGATAAAAGAAACAATAGAGTACAACTTTGGAGCAACACATGTCAAACCGCACCTATCTCAATGTGAACCCAGCCATTTTGGTAAAAATCCTTTGATAACTTTGGATCCTGGGGGCTTTAGGCAGCGCTAATTCATTACAACCCCAGGCCTGTACAATGTGAATATATTCGTTCAGTATACATAGCGTACTCAATCTGCTCAAGGATGCGAGGTATTCTTCTCTTACTTCGCCTTGAATACCAAATAATTCATATCATGATATAGtaattacagtgcaacgcgccttaccaaCTAACTTTCATATTTGACAATTACATGTAAATAGTCGTCAACCGATCgccaacaacccatgcaacggtgttcaacttacaactttgagaactttgcaaggaggtgtgactttcaatcaaattcacacatcctgattggcggacaatttgtaaaaaactttgttaggtggccacggtaaggcgcgtcgcgcTGTAAGCCTGTCCACGCTGATCCGGCACGTCCTACGGACTCACTtatgtttaacaaatagattccatgttgccgtgcgtctgttcagtaatagatcacagatgacgtcaaaatgtggtaagaacaaaaaagtggcacaagaggcgatagccgagtgtgtcactgatgttcttaccacattttgacgtcttctgtgatctattactgaacagacccatggcaacatggaatctatttgttttatataataaagaattaaactttattcgcataaaagctgatggtgacgtcaatcgtgcgtctgtcctctaatagatcataggcaagaaccaatcaaaatccgtgaataacttgggttattatataattaacaaataagcTGCTACTTACAATCACCATTCTTGCGCTTTAGGCCTTTCATGACGACTATTTACAGCACAAAGATGCCAAAAAGATACCTTCAAATTGTAATGATTTTATAACTTTATCATCTTGATTTTCGAATTCATCACGTCTATTATTATTAGGCAAAAAGGTCATGCTACAAGCTTATATACAAAGTGCATTTCATCTCTGCGGTTTACGCCGAGAGACTGAGGATAACCGGATAAGGTATGTACTTTAAGTAGGGGTATTAAAGTGTATCGTGGTTGTACTTGAATATGCATAGCTATTACATAACCTTTTTATATCATTACACTCTATTATGATACACTTTAgagtgctttcgattgggaaatccggattttggggatttcccaatcgaaagcacccttaataaccctacttaaaTTACAAACCGGAAAAGGAACGCCTTAGCCTACCCCtacagaaaatgttttgtaGTGAGCCTCAAAGAACTCTTTGGCGCTCTTTTCTGTATCTGAGGACTAAAAGTAAAGtttgagataaaaaaaaaagtaaaatttatctCATACAAAAGTTCAGCAtctcgataaaaaaaaaatttttttgaactTTAATAGCTCAATCCAAAATTCGgtataccccccccccccccccttggcCCCTAACAACGTGCCATAGCAGACATAGCTTGTGCCCGCACCGGCAACTGTGCATTGCACATTTTCTGCACGTGGAAGGTCGCTCggtcgaatagtttaatacgaAAGAAACTTTTACGCTGCTGGTCTGCACGAAATCCCTTAAACCAATCTTTTAAAATGACGAAGTTTATTTTGGTAATTTTCTGTATTTTGTCTTTGCAAGTCGTTTCTTCTCTCGCAAGTCAGGTGGCAAGTGAAGGTGACTGCATCAACGGTGATTATCACAAGGCTTCGCCTTCTCCAGAGACAAAAGATTTCGCGACTTGTCATGCATTCAAAGAGAACAGTTGCTGCACAGCTGAATTCACTGTAGAGCTGATGGCCAACGAAGCAAAGAACTTGTACAATCATTCATGGCATCGATGTGGACAGTTGTCTGAAAAATGCCAACAATTTTGGATAAAACAGGTTCGTGTTTGTTGTAAGAGACATTACCTTTGCTTTATGAGATGCGCGCAGAACTTAGCCCAGACACATAATCATCTTTGGACAGGCAAGTCTTTATCTTTGCCAGAGTTGGCAGGCTCTACGAAGGGATCTAAAACCCAATTCAAGTTACCTGCTCAAATTTGTTTGACTAAGAAGGAGATATATGAGCCTTGGGTCAGATCACCAATCGTTGCGAACTCTCCCATAAACCTTATGTAATGGCCTAGCTCCCACGACaattattctccgaaatcaGTGGTGAACTTTGATCTTGTACTGCACTTTCAAGAATCTTAAACACTTAGGCAGATTTTAGTCCTAGCAGTGAAGCAGAGCATTAGTCAACTAAACTTAGATAATTTACGGTGGAGTCTCCCAGATTTTAGTGCATTAAGTATGCGAGCTTGTAGTGAGGTCATCCATGGGTTATACTCCACTTAGGAGCAATAAGAACTGTTTCCCCCGAGTATCCCACGTCAACATCGAACAAAATTATTCGTCTCTTCAGTAATATAATATACTGGGCCGGGGTGAAAAAATATAACTCCTTCTATGCTAAAGTTTTTGGACTATGCAAGGAATTCGTAGTTAAGGAATAATTTGCGGTAGCCTCGTACACGCCCAACAGGAAACTTAAAGAGTAGATAAACCTCAACTTTAATTAAGCACTTTAGTTTTTACCCGATATCTGAATTTGACATGTTTCATGTGATTTACTGCTTACCTGTTACACTGTTTTATGGTTATCCCGAtcaaggaaaattaagaaaactcgCCATAGAAGTAAGTTTATGATCGCTGTTATGATATTATCaatcatttcagttttgttAGTTTTATATGGATTTTATAAGTCTTGGATATTGACGAACAGTGGCCGCATGGTACAATGATTGTTAAaagtttttatcagttattCCCGCTTCGCTcgtttcatttcttttattaCCAATTGATTTAGTTAATTAGAATACATTGTACATTTTAATTTCAGATCGAATAAAAAACATTATCAGTTATACGATTGCGAGTGTTCTTCGGTAGTGGATCGTCTTAGTTCTCTTGCGCATCATATGCTACAATTTAAGACTCGCACGTCTAACCTCTGTTGAAACTGAGCAACTTGGGGCGTGGTCCAGTGgatgagaaataaaaataagattGATGTCAAAAACACTTGATGATGAAGCCAGTACAAAGTAAAAATAATACATTGTTATTGGTATGAGTAAtgtattaacccattcacacttcaaacgccctaggatgtCCCCccttgacaagtaaaatcatctgccgttagacaaagtaaaatcttaaGTGTTGCTCTCAGGGGTCATTGGGTTAATACCATTTTTTGTAAGGTAACGTCCTCATGTTTGGAGGGAGAGAAGAATGCATGCTTTGTTATAATGCAAAATTTATGTGGAATTTTAGTTTTGGTGTTTTATTGCCATCTGGTCTATGATGGACCTTACTAAAAAATTATCTTTGGATTTTCCTTGCAGGAATGTTTTTACCAGTGTTCTCCAGATGTTTATAAGTATGCAAGCAAATCTATAAAGGGTGCAATTATAGGTATTTATATTTCCTTTGTGCATGGCTTTCTGTATGGGATCTTTGCTGTCCTTATTATTCCTGTTTAAATGTCTCATTAACATACAGACTTTTTTCAGCTTACCGGAGAAATTGGATTGGAAACTAATAAGAGGATAaaggaacttgtcaatattTTCCCCCGGGGCTGGTACTTTAGGAGTTTCTggatggggatgtgccgctgggacccttagcctataccagagctagttcaacTGAATTTTACTACCCTATAGAGTATgtgcacggcggccatgttggaggaccaaaacaattaaagataacatttattccccaaaggaatatcattcttttgtttcgctCCTCCAATATGGCCGCTGTGCACATACTCTATACTGGAGGAAACTCCCCACACACCCCTATCCTaaagtagctgttttccagaagttagtgaggtcactagcacagtcttgCCAAAACACAATACTTTCTCTCTCAAAAAGGGATTTATGTAACACCACACTTTTCAGTTTGTTCAGTCttttcctggtttccttagcctagataaaatcttcagcCAACTGGTCGGTTtcatgaaaaatgatacccttgTATTCCAAACTGTTGTGTATTAGGGTTCGAAATACTACTATAGAGTACACAGTGAGTCAGGCCAAGTGCTTTGCACAATCGCTTTATTACAACTGAATCAAGTATCTATATGTACAATGATATCTTCACAATAATCACATAACTGCGGCTTAGGGTGTGCTGACCAATGACTACCGGTTACTTGACAGCTAAGACATAGATTATAATAGGAATAAACACTACACAAACATTCCcgctctccccccccccccctcctcctaCGCCTGCCCTTCGGATTGTTCCCCGGTTTGGAAAAAATGCAACCATCAGGATGACATCACATTGTTAATTTCTGCGTTTCAGATTTGCTAATGAGCTTATTCATTCATTCTCATAAATTTGAGTGTTTAAAACATAATTATATTGCATGAGGAATACATATTATACATGCCTGGTATGTAGTGTAGGGCCCAAATTTTCAGGGATAGCCAATACATGTAACACCACACTTTTCAATATTCAAAGGTGACTTCTTTgatcaaaagaaaaatgatgGGCTTGCTCTAATTATGCCAAAATTAGATACAGAGATTCTTGTATTGGGCTGGGAAAtactcctgggcccggttgttcgaaagccgattaagggcccactgacgtattttttggggtgcgttgctaagtaTGTAatgattaagtaatttgagagaatttggcattattttggtcagtttccaacttttgtaagccaatgaccctaaatatgacatcatcataccacgcccatggtcacgtgaccaataaaagaaaactctaaatttgtctccgtgctacgcaatttgggtatgtaatcgatggtttgataatttgtatttgtttttgcatccagccaagcatggttttctttttattttgaaaaatgttatttttaaagacataaacgatactgaaatacccataactttctcaaaaaagatgattttaaaaaatcaatgcttagctatattctgtatttgggggtgaaatgtgccatgtaaaaaaaattaattcaatttaaaactgccagaaatttagcttttttctcaaaccagaagtcagttcgtttacgcaagcgcagttgatctgagaacgagcgtgaggaagggcgaggaaaaacctttgatggaaacaacagtttgtgcggtgacttttgcttgtgagtgggttttcttgtcagctcatgatatgatgacgtcagttaccgaaagtaacatttcacttccttagcaacgcacgagaaatccgtctgtgggcccttaactGAATCCAGGATTagagtaaacttttgttttatgttttcagctttttgatgaaagtttcttttccttatcTCTGTTTTTCAAGGTTAACTTATTCTAAtctaaagttttgccgaatatcagcgttgaaaagcatttgggagtagagaagtAAAcctcttggttaatttttaacctaagattagcgttaatcggcttttgaacaaccaggcccagacCTATAAAATATGGATGTGTTGGAGTGCGACCAAACATTCCagcttttctctttgtttttttacttagGCGTGCCAGTTTGTTCTGGCTTCTGTGATGATTGGTTTGAAGCCTGCAAGATGGATCAGATTTGTGTAGAAAATGTCCTTTCTGACTACAACTTCACCGTTCATGGAGAAAACTTCTGCCCAGCCAACAAGAACTGTACAACCTATGAAATGATGTATAGAAATGGTGCTAACCTGTGTGAGAAGATGTGGGGAGGTTCCTATATTTACACCAAGCCAAATGCTGATTTTTCCAACTGCCTGATGATGGATGGATCAAATAAAGTTTTTTCTAGTAAGGCGTATGCCTTGCTAGTCATTTTGTTAACTTTGGCTGTCATACAGTGAGCTCAAAGACTTCCTGGAAAAGCTTATTTGTGTAGAATAATTTGTTTCGGCTGTATTGAATAGATTTTGTAATTTTGATGGAGTGTGAATCTCAACACCTAATTGTGATCGCAGTCTTGGAAGGGTCACGTGGACCACTgtgtttctttgaaaaatggctaaTGCTCCAAACATCCTGCCTGAAAATCTTTCTAAGGGTGCTTAATTTACTTTTgtcaacttgtttgataaatACCAATATCATTTGTATAAGGGCCAACTATGGTTCCATGAAAAGTAGATATCTTAAAAAAACAAGCTATAAATAATAGGCCAGTTTGCCTCCTTGCCTAAGCTTACATGTTCATGAAGAAACATTTATTTTAGTCATATTGGAATCTCATCAAGGGGTTTAAATAACTTTTTCCATGAGCTGCTAGCAATGGTGAAATATTAGCAGCTGCTATGGGTCTTTAATCACACAGTGGCCATGTTGATTCCCGAAGgattaaaaacttttgttttgccccaccgaAACTTGTTCCCAAACATTTAAACTTGAGGCTCAgcgtacgaaatctattgtctatggccaatatgggtGCTGTGCGAATAAGGCCCTTTGCAGCACAAACCCAAACACTAGAGCCTGTTCACAGGCTAAACAATTCGAGGTAAGAGGTCCTTTAGGTGGACCAGGTGCTAGACTGCCAGTAACCAGCTTTGTTGAAACCCTTGTTCATCAAAGAGCACGCATATTATATTTTTCAATATTCATGACTGTGTACCTTGGATTAGACTTCTAGTTTTTCTTTTGGCCTGAAACAGAGGTGTGTGAAATTTACATTGACTGTCAATGAGTTATTTATGACATCCTTTCAAAAGATATTTGT
Encoded here:
- the LOC137968026 gene encoding riboflavin-binding protein-like isoform X1, producing MTKFILVIFCILSLQVVSSLASQVASEGDCINGDYHKASPSPETKDFATCHAFKENSCCTAEFTVELMANEAKNLYNHSWHRCGQLSEKCQQFWIKQECFYQCSPDVYKYASKSIKGAIIGVPVCSGFCDDWFEACKMDQICVENVLSDYNFTVHGENFCPANKNCTTYEMMYRNGANLCEKMWGGSYIYTKPNADFSNCLMMDGSNKVFSSKAYALLVILLTLAVIQ
- the LOC137968026 gene encoding riboflavin-binding protein-like isoform X2, whose amino-acid sequence is MFHVIYCLPVTLFYGYPDQGKLRKLAIEECFYQCSPDVYKYASKSIKGAIIGVPVCSGFCDDWFEACKMDQICVENVLSDYNFTVHGENFCPANKNCTTYEMMYRNGANLCEKMWGGSYIYTKPNADFSNCLMMDGSNKVFSSKAYALLVILLTLAVIQ